TTCTCCCCGTGTCCCTGTTGTCACTGTGCTGTACCTTGGAACTTGCCATGCCTTCTCATTGGAAGGATGTACCCTTGATACATTCATGGCTCACTCTTCTACTCACTCAGGTCTTTCCCAAAAGTCACTTAGGAAGAGGCTTTCTAAacaattttctctaaaatttacCCACAAATGACTGTTCttggtcgtgtgtgtgtgtgtgtgtgtgtgtgcacgcgtgcacacgcacgtgtgtgtgtaatGCCCTCAAGGATTTGGGGGCCACTATGATCATCTCTGTAGCACATGGAAGACTGcttgcctggcacatggcagataCTCAGGAAACACTTGTGAACAAATTAATTTCTGTGAGGGCACTGAGCAGAAAACAATCTGTCCtgctttttacagatgaggaaactgaagctgagaCAGTTTAAGTAATTGTTTTCAGGGTCATACAAATCAGAAAGAGCTAGAAGTGAGTTTAAAATCAGTAAAAGAGAATCATTTGATGTACCCATTCCGCAAGACACATTTTGGGCAAAACTGAACTCAGTGATGGGAAAGCTTGACtctaataaatatttcaataggAATGGAAAGGAACATTCATGTGGTGTAGGGGACAGAAGAGATTACAAACACAAAGCACAAACAAAAGTAATGTGGTCTCGACCATGACACGTGTGCTTTATTGGAGAAGCAAACAAATAGAGATACCAAAAGGCTCACAGGGGAGAGATCACCACCCAGatcacagacagacagatggcaaAGTGCAATTAGGCCACGACCCCACTGCTCATCTTCCCACAATGTGGTATCAGCTTCGGGAACCCAGCCTTTTCTCTGTCCGCTGTCAACCCAGGTGGCAAGTCAGAGAACATGCATTCTGTGCTCGTGGCTGAAGGGAAGGGGATGGAGTCCTGAGACATCCACAGGAGACCCTGTGTCTTGTTGTTTCATGGTCATGATGCATCCTGCTGCTGTTACTTGCTCTTGGGTGGGCACTTCTGCTGGCAGGGGGGGCACGGCTGCACAGGAGGGCACTTCTGCTGGCAGGGTGGAGGTGGGCACTTCACAGgtgggcatggaggagggggaCATGGCTCTGGACACTTTGGGGGTGGGCAAGGCTCAGGGCACACAGGAGGTGGCTGGCAGGGCTGCTTGCACTGCTGCTGTTGATAGGACATCGTTCCtggacagcaaggagcctgagaTGCAAACAGACAACAGCATTCCTAACACAGGCAGTCCTGTTGGCAGAACAATGAGCCACGGACCCTGCAGCCTGCAAGGACCCTCTGTTCCCTAACACTGTCTGTATGATTCTGTGTGGCTCCTTCACCCTTCCCTTTGAGCACCTCTTACCCTAGCTCTTCGGTCTTTTCTGGTTAATGTTTCTGTCTATCACTTTGTACAGACACGATTGCCTGTGTGCTGTGTGAATACAAACATCATGTGGAGACAAAGAACCCAGATACGAAACTTCTAGCCAATCCCCAAACAGACCTCTACCGATAGCTTTCTGAGCCCTGGTTGCTGGTCTCACTGACCTGACTGGGGTTCTGAGGCCTGGGCTTCGAGAAGGACTGCCCAGACTCCCACCCAGCACTCAAAGGGACCGAGAGCCCTGAGAGGGATGCACTTGGAACGTGCACAGTATAGGCCACAGGACAACACCTCATCTCTCTTGTTGTCAGTCAGTTTAGGATTGTACCTCTGACTCCATTTCTGTCATGACCTTCACGGTCACCTTCCAAATACCCCCCAGACCTCATTATTGTCTCTTCCCCATGCACGGACTTTAATTGGCTAAAATAAACAGTCACTTGTTCTCCCAGATTAAATCCTCACACTATTCAAATGCCAAAAAAGATCTCTAAGGCTTGTACTCACCAGAGGCTTCAGAGGAGATGTATGCCTCGGTGTCTCCAGAAGATAACACCAGTGTGGTGGAGAGTCCTTTTATAAGGGCCAGGCGGGCCCAGGCAGGTGACAGTCCAGGACTGGGATGACGCACTTATTTCCCAACCAAATTACCATCTGCATGCAACCTCAGAAATGGCTTGCCACACTAATGTGGATATCACCAAACTTCCTTGTCCAGGATCTTCCTCACCCTCATTGGGGAAGGCTCAGTGATTCACTTTGGACCTTGTCTCACCCTCCCCATGCCAGTGTCATGTGGCAACTAGGGAACATGAGATATTCTTTGACAGCCGTGATGCACCTCCATAGTTAGAGGTGGTGCCTGCCCTACTCCCTGGCTCCCCGAGCACCTTAACTGTAAAACTTACTGCCCCATTCAGTTTCACCTGCCCAGCATCCAGCTTTGTTCCCTTTGATAGTAGAGTAGACAGTAGGGTGAGCTGACCCTTCCTTGTCCAGGACCTTAACCCTCACTCACAGTTTTCCTTTACAACTAACCCTTTTGACCATGTCCTACTGGTCTCCAGGCCCTTCTCGACAATTAATTGGCTTGAAGAGACCACAGTCTTGTCTTGGTTCCTAGGTGCTGATAGCCCTAGGCTGGGCATGTTGTTACATGGCTCCATTAATGGCCTTGAACAGGACAGCACAACCCCTGTTTTCTAGACCACTGGCTCGGCCCCTCCCAAAGTCTCCACACTTGCAGATTTACACACTGATGTGATGTGCTCTCTGTGGTCCTcatcagtgggggggggggggggggggaggggaacttGTGGTCCACTAGACACCCAAACTCATATTCTCTCACTTCTTCAAAACTGACTCAGTGCCTGAGCTGCCCCCATTTCGCAGCTTTTTCCTTCATGCTCCCAAACAGCATGTGTTGCTTCCTCCTGCA
This Prionailurus viverrinus isolate Anna unplaced genomic scaffold, UM_Priviv_1.0 scaffold_50, whole genome shotgun sequence DNA region includes the following protein-coding sequences:
- the LOC125159473 gene encoding small proline-rich protein 2G-like, translating into MSYQQQQCKQPCQPPPVCPEPCPPPKCPEPCPPPPCPPVKCPPPPCQQKCPPVQPCPPCQQKCPPKSK